In Picosynechococcus sp. PCC 7002, the following are encoded in one genomic region:
- the dnaK gene encoding molecular chaperone DnaK — translation MGKVIGIDLGTTNSCVSVLEGGNPLVITNAEGARTTPSIVGFGKSDIRLVGQLAKRQSVTNAENTVYSIKRFIGRRWDDTEQERRRVPYKCVKGKDDTVDVAVRKQVFTPQEISAMVLQKLKADAEAFLGEEVFQAVITVPAYFTDAQRQATKDAGTIAGLEVLRIINEPTAAALAYGLDKQDQEQFILVFDLGGGTFDVSILQLGDGVFEVKATSGNNQLGGDDFDNAIVEWMVERFQQLEGIDLSSDKMALQRLREAAEKAKIELSSTITTSINLPFITADDTGPKHFEIDLSRSKFEELAKDYIEATLRPVEQALKDAELTVDNIDRIILVGGSTRIPAVQQAIQGFFHGKQIDRSVNPDEAIAIGAAIQAGVLNGEVKDVLLLDVTPISLGIETLGEVFTKIIDRNTTLPTNNSQVFSTATDGQTSVEIHVLQGERALAKDNKSLGKFLLTGIPPAPRGLPQIEVSFEIDVNGILQVSAQDRGTGKEQGIKITNTGGLDPAEIEAMRAEATKYAEQDRQRLQVVDLQNQADSLFYSLDATLRENSELLTNEVKTQLIQKRAVLEQSFTDRSFSTAEIRRLLEDFKTALLAIGSKLYDREGDTPIYRPISVTPVPTTADDDLIEFPTEAGVVIENGEGNITGDYETID, via the coding sequence ATGGGCAAAGTAATTGGCATCGATCTTGGCACTACCAATAGCTGTGTTTCTGTCCTTGAGGGCGGTAATCCCCTTGTCATTACCAACGCAGAAGGGGCACGGACTACGCCAAGTATTGTTGGTTTTGGCAAAAGCGATATTCGCCTCGTGGGTCAATTGGCAAAACGCCAGAGCGTAACCAATGCCGAAAACACAGTCTATAGTATCAAGCGGTTCATTGGCCGTCGCTGGGATGATACGGAACAAGAACGCCGTCGGGTTCCTTACAAATGTGTTAAAGGAAAGGACGATACCGTTGATGTCGCGGTACGGAAACAGGTTTTTACGCCCCAAGAAATTTCAGCAATGGTGCTCCAAAAGCTCAAGGCCGATGCAGAGGCGTTTTTAGGGGAGGAAGTTTTTCAAGCTGTCATCACCGTGCCAGCCTACTTTACCGATGCCCAACGTCAAGCCACCAAAGATGCCGGAACGATCGCCGGTCTTGAAGTGCTGCGAATTATCAATGAACCGACCGCTGCGGCCCTTGCCTATGGCCTAGACAAACAAGACCAAGAACAATTTATCCTCGTGTTTGACCTTGGGGGCGGCACCTTCGATGTTTCCATCCTGCAGTTGGGAGACGGGGTGTTTGAGGTCAAGGCGACCTCTGGAAACAATCAACTGGGTGGTGATGATTTCGACAACGCCATTGTGGAATGGATGGTTGAACGGTTTCAGCAACTCGAAGGCATTGATCTAAGTAGCGATAAGATGGCCCTCCAACGGCTCCGGGAAGCGGCAGAAAAGGCCAAGATTGAGTTGTCTAGCACCATTACGACATCCATTAATTTGCCGTTTATCACGGCCGATGACACTGGCCCTAAGCACTTTGAAATTGATTTGAGTCGCTCGAAGTTTGAGGAATTAGCCAAAGATTACATTGAGGCAACCCTCCGCCCTGTAGAACAAGCCCTAAAAGATGCAGAATTAACGGTCGATAATATTGATCGGATTATTTTGGTGGGGGGTTCCACGCGCATCCCCGCAGTCCAGCAGGCGATTCAAGGTTTTTTCCATGGCAAACAAATTGATCGTTCTGTAAATCCTGACGAGGCGATCGCCATTGGGGCCGCAATCCAAGCCGGTGTCCTAAACGGTGAAGTGAAAGACGTTCTCCTCCTTGATGTCACCCCCATTTCCCTCGGCATCGAAACCCTCGGCGAAGTCTTTACCAAAATCATTGACCGTAACACCACCCTGCCAACCAACAATTCCCAAGTTTTTTCCACCGCCACCGACGGCCAAACTTCTGTAGAAATCCATGTTCTGCAAGGTGAGCGCGCCCTCGCAAAAGACAATAAAAGTCTAGGAAAATTTCTGCTCACAGGGATTCCCCCTGCTCCCCGGGGCTTGCCTCAAATTGAAGTTAGCTTCGAAATTGATGTCAACGGCATTTTGCAAGTGTCCGCCCAGGATCGCGGTACCGGCAAAGAACAGGGCATTAAAATCACCAATACCGGTGGCCTTGACCCCGCTGAAATCGAAGCAATGCGCGCCGAAGCCACAAAGTACGCCGAACAAGACCGCCAACGTCTCCAAGTAGTTGATCTCCAAAACCAAGCCGATAGCCTCTTCTACAGCCTTGATGCCACCCTGCGAGAAAATAGCGAATTGTTAACCAATGAAGTTAAAACCCAACTAATCCAAAAACGCGCTGTTTTAGAACAATCCTTTACCGACCGTTCCTTCTCGACCGCAGAAATTCGCCGTCTACTCGAAGACTTCAAGACCGCACTCCTGGCCATTGGTTCAAAACTCTATGACCGCGAAGGCGATACACCGATCTATCGCCCCATCTCAGTGACCCCTGTGCCAACCACTGCCGACGATGATTTAATTGAATTTCCCACCGAAGCTGGTGTTGTCATTGAAAATGGCGAAGGCAATATTACTGGGGATTATGAAACCATTGATTGA
- the grpE gene encoding nucleotide exchange factor GrpE → MVEDAKNLDSPIDPGSTPESVSDEAPETTIESNLGEDATTIEAQGETNTDTADQAPDQEVDDTPLDGAELEAVIAALQQEVSTLRQQLSTQSQQTENFKSQYMRIAADFENFRKRTSKEKEEMELRIKCNTVNEILGAVDNFERARLQIKPSTDGEMTIHKSYQGVYKQLVDGLKKIGVSAMRPEGEEFDPNFHEAIFQEPTSEHPEGTVIEQVVRGYLLGDMVLRHAMVKVAAAPEEPPSGETSTSES, encoded by the coding sequence AAAAATCTTGATAGCCCAATTGATCCAGGAAGCACGCCCGAGTCTGTTTCCGACGAGGCCCCCGAGACAACCATCGAGTCTAACCTTGGGGAGGATGCCACAACGATCGAAGCTCAAGGAGAAACAAACACCGATACCGCAGATCAAGCCCCTGACCAGGAGGTCGATGACACGCCCCTCGATGGTGCCGAACTAGAAGCTGTCATTGCCGCTCTCCAGCAGGAGGTCAGTACCCTGCGCCAACAGCTCAGTACCCAAAGTCAACAAACCGAAAATTTCAAAAGCCAATATATGCGGATCGCCGCCGATTTTGAAAATTTCCGCAAGCGTACCAGCAAAGAAAAAGAAGAAATGGAATTGCGAATCAAGTGCAATACCGTCAATGAAATCTTGGGCGCCGTTGACAACTTTGAGCGGGCCAGATTGCAGATCAAGCCCTCCACCGATGGCGAAATGACAATCCACAAAAGCTATCAAGGGGTCTATAAACAACTTGTCGATGGATTGAAAAAAATTGGTGTCTCTGCCATGCGTCCAGAAGGAGAAGAATTTGATCCCAATTTCCACGAGGCGATCTTCCAAGAACCCACCAGTGAGCACCCAGAAGGCACTGTGATTGAGCAGGTCGTGCGTGGCTATCTTTTAGGAGACATGGTGTTACGCCATGCCATGGTTAAGGTTGCCGCCGCGCCTGAGGAACCCCCCAGCGGTGAAACCAGCACCAGTGAAAGTTAA